Proteins encoded within one genomic window of Humulus lupulus chromosome 1, drHumLupu1.1, whole genome shotgun sequence:
- the LOC133834657 gene encoding L-type lectin-domain containing receptor kinase IX.1-like, protein MATFFYIALFLFFFPSIDSVNFQKTRFDPSDTNMVYQGDALPTVGAVELINKVRYTCRVGWATYAEKVPLWDSGDPKKVADFTTHFSFSITMEGSQYGHGLVFFLAPVGFEMVPNSSGGFLGLFNTTTSDSSQNQLVMVEFDSFSNPEWDPPFEHVGINNNSIHSAVSTPWNASLHSGDNADVWISYNASTKNLSVHWSYQSTSTSKENTSLSYQVDLKQVLPSWVMVGFSAATGIYGERTVLNSWEFSSSLDIKEVKEDDAKKVRLIVGFTVSSGVLIVGLIVSLLLFWRLKQKKKEEKEKAANLASINNDDLERGAGPKRFSYKDLASATNNFSDERKLGEGGFGAVYRGYLPDLDALVAVKKISRGSRQGKKEYLTEVKIISQLRHRNLVQLIGWCHDRNEFLLVYEFMPNGSLDSHLFGKRTPVAWAVRYKISLGLASALLYLHEEWERCVVHRDIKSSNIMLDSNFNVKLGDFGLARLMDHELGPQTTGLVGTLGYLAPEYISTGRASKESDVYSFGVVALEIATGRKAVSHMEKDDEMGSLVEWVWNLYGKGKLITAVDEKMGKEFDQKQVECLMLIGLWCAHPDRSFRPSIKQAIQVLNFEATWPNLPTSMPVPTYHIPNNSTPSVSSGDPFISTSIEAGR, encoded by the coding sequence ATGGCCACATTCTTCTACATAGCCTTGttccttttcttttttccttcCATTGATTCAGTTAACTTCCAAAAAACCCGCTTTGACCCATCTGATACAAACATGGTATACCAAGGAGATGCCTTACCTACAGTTGGAGCTGTTGAACTAATCAATAAAGTTAGATATACCTGCCGAGTTGGCTGGGCAACATATGCCGAGAAAGTGCCGCTTTGGGATTCCGGCGACCCCAAAAAGGTAGCCGATTTTACTACTCACTTCTCCTTCTCCATCACAATGGAAGGCTCACAATACGGCCATGGACTCGTCTTTTTCCTTGCTCCTGTTGGATTCGAAATGGTACCCAATTCGAGTGGTGGATTTTTAGGCCTTTTCAACACCACAACGAGTGATTCCTCCCAGAACCAATTAGTAATGGTTGAGTTCGATTCTTTCTCCAACCCGGAATGGGATCCTCCATTTGAGCATGTCGGAATCAACAACAACTCCATTCACTCGGCTGTTTCCACCCCTTGGAATGCTAGTTTGCATAGTGGGGATAACGCTGATGTTTGGATTTCTTACAACGCTTCGACCAAGAATTTGAGTGTTCATTGGAGTTACCAAAGTACTTCAACTTCTAAAGAGAACACTAGTCTCTCTTACCAAGTTGATTTGAAGCAAGTTTTGCCTTCTTGGGTAATGGTTGGATTCTCGGCTGCTACAGGAATCTATGGAGAAAGAACTGTTCTTAATTCATGGGAATTCAGTTCAAGTTTGGATATAAAAGAAGTCAAAGAAGATGATGCGAAAAAGGTGAGACTaatagttggattcacagtttcaAGTGGGGTTTTGATAGTTGGTTTGATTGTGTCACTTCTATTGTTTTGGAGATTGAAACaaaagaagaaggaggagaaagAAAAGGCGGCAAATTTAGCGTCAATAAACAATGATGACCTTGAAAGAGGAGCAGGGCCAAAAAGGTTTTCATACAAAGATCTTGCTTCAGCAACCAATAACTTCTCGGACGAAAGGAAATTAGGTGAGGGAGGTTTTGGTGCTGTTTATAGAGGCTACTTACCAGACTTAGATGCCTTAGTTGCAGTGAAGAAAATTTCAAGAGGGTCTAGGCAGGGGAAAAAGGAATACCTAACAGAAGTGAAGATCATCAGCCAGCTGAGGCACCGGAATTTGGTGCAACTCATTGGATGGTGCCATGACAGGAATGAGTTTCTTCTTGTTTACGAGTTTATGCCAAATGGTAGCCTTGACTCTCACCTCTTTGGCAAGAGAACTCCTGTTGCTTGGGCTGTAAGGTACAAGATTTCTCTTGGTTTAGCCTCTGCTCTACTCTATCTTCATGAAGAATGGGAGCGCTGTGTGGTTCACCGAGATATCAAATCAAGCAATATCATGTTAGACTCCAACTTCAACGTCAAGCTTGGCGATTTTGGGCTAGCTCGGCTCATGGATCATGAGCTTGGTCCCCAAACAACAGGGTTGGTTGGAACATTAGGTTACTTGGCTCCCGAATATATAAGCACAGGGAGAGCTAGTAAAGAGTCTGATGTGTATAGCTTTGGGGTGGTGGCCTTGGAGATTGCCACAGGAAGGAAAGCAGTGAGTCATATGGAGAAAGATGATGAGATGGGTAGTTTGGTTGAATGGGTTTGGAATCTTTATGGGAAGGGAAAGCTTATAACAGCTGTAGATGAGAAAATGGGAAAAGAATTCGACCAAAAACAGGTCGAGTGTTTGATGTTAATCGGTTTATGGTGTGCTCACCCTGATCGGAGCTTCAGGCCATCCATCAAACAAGCCATTCAAGTTCTCAACTTTGAGGCCACATGGCCTAATCTTCCGACGAGTATGCCTGTCCCTACTTATCATATCCCTAATAATTCCACGCCCTCGGTCAGCTCCGGTGACCCTTTCATAAGTACAAGCATTGAAGCAGGCCGCTAA